In Plasmodium gaboni strain SY75 chromosome 11, whole genome shotgun sequence, the following proteins share a genomic window:
- a CDS encoding hypothetical protein (conserved Plasmodium protein, unknown function) — MEFRRYFSSEDYIFEIKNNEQLFSCENVAKNIKPLWSLKGHRNSIEGVHLIDNEKLCTVSHDNLVSIWRLEDKKNILNIKFDDAILCSSYFKKNKYLCIGRTNMNNNINIINMDKEEIIESYISECNSIFSINYYDDNRISYGSKEGSICFFDLIKKKNIYRYEEIGDCINYCASSYTDNNLYNNNNINNNNDNILMNPNFHIFSTYKGNILFFDLRCMLPIYQNNNLHSNYSVNCLYCYNYFLYSGASDCLIKKYDIRYIDEKKPLHIYIGHTSPIRYLSFSKNFSYFTSSSDNGCIKLWSVNKTKQGKENKTYSSFNNNLISPSSAFSFDLDSPVNDPLKVKMMNIQNNKMADSFLQINREKNNKIMKENKIISPNNNKKNNNININNINSNNIYKNMRSSSIVSDTNYCVNNSYDTTQKKKERKNIFSKKYENILSEFQKKKRTITPNTILTISNEKKKKVQAVSKNELFNMCKMNKTQLDKEKSHKGHLFLNDSLNINKMDNKLMNSKKNQSIKEMDILKNKKRNDQFKMTNKLHIPSPINYSNTKGDKTYKGKNERNQIKRNISKDTNKYLNIQSPISNKFNESYYESFFYNNENVINNLYPSSRKVKIKYAHLSMLNHKGRVTSMEWLDHLLFSVSWDQTIKCWNVKKYLME; from the coding sequence ATGGAATTTCGAAGGTATTTCTCAAGTGAagattatatttttgaaataaaaaataatgagCAATTATTTTCGTGTGAGAATGTAGCAAAGAACATAAAACCATTGTGGAGTTTGAAAGGTCACAGGAATTCGATTGAAGGAGTTCATTTGATAGATAATGAGAAATTATGCACAGTTTCTCATGATAATTTAGTATCTATATGGAGATTAGAagataaaaagaatatattaaacataaaatTTGATGATGCTATATTATGTTCTAGTTATTTTAAGaagaataaatatttatgtatagGAAGAAcaaatatgaataataatattaatataattaatatggataaagaagaaataataGAAAGTTATATAAGTGAATGTAATTcaatattttctataaattattatgatgataatagGATATCATATGGTAGTAAAGAGGGATCTATTTGTTTTTTTGATTtaattaagaaaaaaaatatatatagatatgAAGAAATAGGAGATTGTATAAACTATTGTGCATCATCATATAcagataataatttatataataataataatataaataataataatgataatattcTAATGAATCCtaattttcatatatttagTACATATAAAggtaatatattattttttgatttaaGATGTATGTTACCTatttatcaaaataataatttacatTCAAATTATTCTGTTAATTGTCTCTattgttataattattttttatattctgGAGCTTCCGATTgtttaattaaaaaatatgatataagatatattgatgaaaagaaacctttacatatatatattggACATACATCTCCTATAAgatatttatctttttcaaaaaatttCTCTTATTTTACTTCTTCTTCTGATAATGGATGTATAAAATTATGGTCTGTTAATAAAACAAAGCaaggaaaagaaaataaaacatattcatcttttaataataatcttATATCACCTTCTTCAGCTTTTTCATTTGATCTTGATTCTCCTGTAAATGATCCTTTAAAGGTTAAGATGATgaatattcaaaataataaaatggCTGATAGTTTTCTTCAAATAAAtagagaaaaaaataataaaataatgaaagaaaacaaaattatatcacctaataataataaaaaaaataataatattaatattaataatattaatagtaataatatttataaaaatatgcGTTCTTCATCTATTGTTTCTGATACAAATTATTGTGTAAATAATTCCTATGATACTAcacagaaaaaaaaagaaagaaaaaacatCTTCAGcaaaaaatatgaaaatattttatcagaatttcaaaagaaaaaaagaactATAACACCTAATACCATTTTAACTATATCtaatgagaaaaaaaaaaaagtacaAGCTGTTtcaaaaaatgaattatttaatatgtgTAAAATGAATAAGACTCAGTTAGATAAGGAAAAGAGTCATAAAGGtcatttgtttttaaatGACTCTTTAAATATCAATAAAATGgataataaattaatgAATAGTAAGAAAAATCAATCCATAAAAGAAATggatatattaaaaaataaaaaaagaaatgatCAATTTAAAATGACGAATAAATTACATATACCATCACCTATAAATTATTCTAATACTAAAGGAgataaaacatataaaggcaaaaatgaaagaaatcaaataaaaagaaatatatcaaaagatacaaataaatatttaaatattcaatCACCTATAAGtaataaatttaatgaatcatattatgaatcctttttttataacaatgaaaatgttataaataatttatatcCTTCTTCTAGAAAagttaaaataaaatatgcGCATTTGTCAATGTTGAATCATAAAGGTCGTGTTACTTCAATGGAATGGTTAGATCATCTTCTCTTTTCTGTTTCTTGGGACCAGACCATAAAATGTTGGAACGTCAAAAAGTACTTGATggaataa
- a CDS encoding putative radial spoke head protein — protein sequence MKGNLILSLNNAKDYLKNKNEEGNNVYDHVCDIINFIVVEKPEKCYENFELISNHLKESKKCNDVRIMDEKKDGLEREKNNLDNYILNDHIKKKKKWLYKMKKWYFENNMEKKQNNNILFLPFLHNIFEQMKLINWAGYHVKNNLICYINMSMKNIIQQYKDELLSLRFWGIIKGTHNDYYILEGEVKKDITIFSKKKKNKTEKNSYDDEDTNKDEQSSHSSNVVEKRKKKKHDGSDEDDKSDEDDKSDEDDETDEDDKSDEDEKSDEDEKSDEDEKSDENEKSDEDEKSDDHNNYFEYSKTKNNIFQYKKDDYERFNKNVNKYVYWVSLNGIENWILLKSTTPKYIEIASQMNKMLTGNMNETINSFPNLSIKEKHYLRALISIISSNTHISPQNYFIKKKGGEKKKGGGNYKNDENGDEEEEEDENEDENEDENDDNNNDENDDNNNDDNNDDNDDDEIIKNKNFHFDIQLLKHIQNWVYCKFSFLPNGHIFYPKSGNLKKKKNLTLFMNENKVLNILRNISDQQDNKNIWKIKHLNHGDYANRIKKKKKKKKK from the coding sequence atgaagGGGAACTTAATACTCTCTCTTAACAATGCCAAAGATTATCTAAAGAATAAAAACGAGGAAGGGAATAATGTATATGATCACGTTTGTGATATTATCAATTTTATTGTTGTTGAAAAACCAGAGAAATGTTATGAAAACTTTGAACTTATATCAAATCATTTAAAAGAAAGCAAAAAATGTAACGATGTAAGAATAATggatgaaaaaaaagatggattggaaagagaaaaaaacaatctagataattatatattaaatgatcacataaaaaagaaaaaaaaatggttatataagatgaaaaaatggtactttgaaaataatatggaaaagaaacaaaataataacatattatttttgccattcttacataatatatttgaacaaatgaaattaataaattgGGCAGGATATCatgttaaaaataatttaatatgttatattaatatgtccatgaaaaatattatacaacAATATAAAGATGAACTCTTATCATTACGCTTCTGGGGTATTATTAAGGGAACACataatgattattatattctaGAGGGAGAGGTCAAAAAGGATATAActattttttcaaaaaagaaaaaaaataaaacgGAAAAAAATTCTTATGATGATGAGGATACAAACAAGGATGAGCAATCTTCTCATTCAAGTAATGTAGTggaaaaaagaaaaaaaaagaaacacGATGGAAGTGATGAAGATGATAAAAGTGATGAGGATGATAAAAGtgatgaagatgatgaGACTGATGAGGATGATAAAAGTGATGAGGATGAAAAAAGTGATGAGGATGAAAAAAGTGATGAGGATGAAAAAAGTGATGAGAATGAAAAAAGTGATGAGGATGAAAAAAGTGatgatcataataattattttgaatatagCAAAactaaaaataatatatttcaatataaaaaggatGACTATGAAAGATTcaataaaaatgttaataaatatgtatattgGGTATCTTTGAATGGTATAGAAAATTggatattattaaaatcGACTACTccaaaatatattgaaataGCTAGCCAAATGAATAAAATGCTTACTGGTAATATGAATGAAACCATAAATTCTTTTCCTAATCTTTCTATTAAGGAAAAACATTATCTAAGGGCCCTCATATCAATAATTTCATCCAACACACATATATCACCTCagaattattttataaaaaaaaagggaggtgaaaaaaaaaaaggtgggggaaattataagaatgatgaaaatggagatgaagaagaagaagaagatgaaaatgaagatgaaaatgaagatgaaaatgatgataacaataatgatgaaaatgatgataacaataatgatgacaataatgatgacaatgatgatgatgaaataattaaaaataaaaattttcatttcGATATACAACTATTAAAGCATATACAAAATTGGGTTTATTGTAAATTCTCTTTTTTACCTAATGgtcatattttttatccAAAAAGTGgaaatttaaaaaaaaaaaaaaatttaacACTCTTTatgaatgaaaataaagttttaaatattttacgAAATATTTCTGATCAGcaagataataaaaatatatggaaaataaaacatCTAAATCATGGAGATTATGCAAAcagaattaaaaaaaaaaaaaaaaaaaaaaaaaaa